DNA sequence from the Drosophila sechellia strain sech25 chromosome 3L, ASM438219v1, whole genome shotgun sequence genome:
AGGTTCACCAGCAGACCCCACCAGGAAAGACCCCAGGTGAAGAGGCCTGCAATTGCTGCCCCACCTATGCGAAATGAGCTATTCAATGGAATCCGCAAGCGTCCAGCTATCTTCAATAAGCCACCAACTACAGTGAAAACAGTTGAGGAGGTGGTGGAAAATGAACCCGCGGTCACAGAGGCAGTGGTTCAACTTAGTGAGCCCCAACCCACACTGAAACTGCAGACCTTGTTCGCGGAACCGGAAGTTATTCCTGTGGAAGTCCAGGAGCCAGAAGTTCAGGCATCCGAGCCAGCTGTGACTTTCGTTCAGCCAGAGCCCATTGTTGAGGAAGTGGTACCCTCGAAGGTGGAGATTGATACCAGGATCGAGGATGTCAAGCCCATTGAAGCCATCGAAGAGATTCCTGCAGTCATAGTGGAAAGTCTGGATCAATCAAAGCCCCCGGAAATCGAGAAAGCACCCGAAATGCAGGAGGAAGCTAAGATAACTGAAGAGGCCAAACCAGAGGAGGAGCCAAAGCCGGAAGAAGAAATGAAACTTGAAGAAGAACTCAAGTCAGAAGAATCAGCTAAGCCGGAGGTGGAGCTGAAACCCCAGGAAATTCAAGCCGAAGAGGAGCCCACAGTGCCAGCCAAGGTGGAGCAGATCATTGAAGCTAAGCCCGAGGAAATAAAATCGGATCCAGCTATTATCGAGGCCACCAACTCCCATGAGGAACCCTTGGTTAACCTAGAGGCTCTGGAGGCGGCCAAGCCGGCAGATGCCCCCGAGAGCATGCCAGGCACTCCCGAAATGGAACAGCACAGTCCTCTTGTAGAAGAAATCCTGGATAACACTAACGATGGGGAGGCGCAGGAGTCCCTGGGAGGCTTCAAGCCAGTGGATCCCGTGATGGCCGCCGAAGCGGAACAGTTGATCACCGACTTTCTAAATACCCTGAAAAAGAATGAAGAGAAACCAGAGACTGTCTTGGCTGAGAGTATACTGCCAGTAAATAATCCCGATGTGTCCATTGAGGAGGCCAAACTTCCGGAGCCCGAGATCGTGGACAAGAATGCATCAGTTGAGGAGCAGTTGTTGGAGGAAACCGAAGACAAGAAGTCCCACAAGACCGAGATGATGCAGGACTCTCCGATCATCAATATAATGCAGGTGCAACATATGCCCATGGACTACAGAATCCCAGTCCGGATTATTCCCGCGGAAGTCCAGCCTGTTCCCGCAATCTTTGAGGCATCAGAGGTCGCTAAGGAAAGCGCTCCCGAGGTGGTATCCGAATCCTCTCTAGAGGAGACCGAGGAAAGTGCTCCAGAAGAAGCTAAGGAATCCGTTCCCGAAGAAGTTGTCGATACAGCTCCTGAGGAAGTCAAAGAGATTCCTAGTGTAGAAGTCCAGGAATCCCCTATGGAGGAGACTAAAGAATCTTCTCCTGAAGAAGTCAAGGAAAGCACTCCCGAGGAAATCAAAGAGACTGCTCCAGAGACAGAGGTTGAGCTGGTGGTCGCGCCCGAACAGACTGCTTCCCACGACGATGACGCCCAGGAGAGTCTAGTCACAGCCCCATACATGCCCTCCATCGAGGACATTGTGGAGCTGGTCAAAGAGCGCCTGGATCAGACGCCCAAAAAGGATCAGATGGCTCCCATGGAGCTGATACTCACGCCTGGTGGTGCCGAGCCGATGTCCTTGGTTCAGAGCACTTCAGAACAGTTGCAGCCTGAATCTCCGGCCACGGAGGAGGCGGCATCCACTGCCGGGCAGGAAGAGCAAGTCATCCTGCCCATTTACAAACGCGTCTCCGCTGCCGAACCCGCCATGTCCAAGGTGCAAA
Encoded proteins:
- the LOC6610613 gene encoding titin, which encodes MWKTLCLLLLLTATCSAGPLSAHQKRKAPVTREEPVPAEVEMPEQTETEDESAPAEAASMGTLTLPSNATSIRSDITDNFSCVNKTYGYYADVENDCQIFHVCLPVTYADGRENTFRWSFICPEETIFSQESFTCMRREDMTIECEDSSRYYELNDNFGGPAEEESKPTPVESEEPEKEESEPEPEPVESEPEVPAEPEVQTAKPMKPIKAQKPKPNRRKPQPQRKVPAAVTAAPEVEAVPEPISPVEVESKPMKPQRFTSRPHQERPQVKRPAIAAPPMRNELFNGIRKRPAIFNKPPTTVKTVEEVVENEPAVTEAVVQLSEPQPTLKLQTLFAEPEVIPVEVQEPEVQASEPAVTFVQPEPIVEEVVPSKVEIDTRIEDVKPIEAIEEIPAVIVESLDQSKPPEIEKAPEMQEEAKITEEAKPEEEPKPEEEMKLEEELKSEESAKPEVELKPQEIQAEEEPTVPAKVEQIIEAKPEEIKSDPAIIEATNSHEEPLVNLEALEAAKPADAPESMPGTPEMEQHSPLVEEILDNTNDGEAQESLGGFKPVDPVMAAEAEQLITDFLNTLKKNEEKPETVLAESILPVNNPDVSIEEAKLPEPEIVDKNASVEEQLLEETEDKKSHKTEMMQDSPIINIMQVQHMPMDYRIPVRIIPAEVQPVPAIFEASEVAKESAPEVVSESSLEETEESAPEEAKESVPEEVVDTAPEEVKEIPSVEVQESPMEETKESSPEEVKESTPEEIKETAPETEVELVVAPEQTASHDDDAQESLVTAPYMPSIEDIVELVKERLDQTPKKDQMAPMELILTPGGAEPMSLVQSTSEQLQPESPATEEAASTAGQEEQVILPIYKRVSAAEPAMSKVQTLPVTVSKVDTEALPETESQPEVREPKMDARKRRFLFRADAS